A window of Ananas comosus cultivar F153 linkage group 4, ASM154086v1, whole genome shotgun sequence contains these coding sequences:
- the LOC109709098 gene encoding uncharacterized protein LOC109709098, with amino-acid sequence MSQPDPVKKGANGGDLEPHCRTNGVASATATATATRRWVLGKLLFVAFFAALVLLWAEDTSVLCGGPPRPLQIGYHLGSYSVDSSTPTAPSSMPKNNATRSSSSRSSNSSSSSSSSSSGSSATLRTKFSPPIWISVPVVPNFTTTIISSWKALPVGEACRDSPTTDISIPALDRRVSPLELSAAEIHEFSFTALDDAGRPRGLGGDYFEVDLSGASWKSRPPLLDRGDGSYSLRLQVAPDFAGAFNLTITLLFRSFEGLKMWPVRFKYGRQLRKIPIIISRPNLITGDGDGGASSLLELRTCRSSDFGQDFWWSGRWTRHGGKERESECAVDDEGRYRCLAPDHPCQRPWCTGPLGALESDGWVYSAHCSFKIFAGEQAWDCLGNKWIFFWGDSNHVDTIRNLLHFVLGRADVQQVPRRFDYNFTSPSNASQSVRITSIFNGHWNESMNYLGLQSLENEDFRRLLWKFFSTEDRVPDVMILNSGLHDGFYWRSVRAFAQGADRAAEFWAEVMRHVRQRGKAVPRIFYRTTIAAGGYGRLLVYNPSKMEAFNGVLLEKLKEKGLLSAGGGGVIDDFDMTFPWHYDHRCSDGMHYGRAPAKAVWMDRQIGHHYFVDLMLAHVLLNAICSD; translated from the coding sequence ATGTCTCAACCTGATCCAGTAAAGAAAGGGGCCAATGGCGGTGATTTAGAACCCCACTGCAGGACCAACGGCGtcgcctccgccaccgccaccgccaccgctaCCCGTCGGTGGGTGCTTGGGAAGCTCCTCTTTGTAGCCTTTTTCGCCGCCCTAGTACTCCTGTGGGCCGAAGACACCTCTGTCCTCTGCGGCGGCCCCCCTCGGCCTCTCCAGATCGGCTATCACCTCGGCTCCTACTCTGTCGACTCGTCGACCCCCACCGCCCCTTCTTCTATGCCCAAGAACAACGCCACTCGCAGTAGCAGCAGCCGTAGTagcaatagcagcagcagcagtagcagcagcagcagcggcagcagtGCTACTCTTCGGACGAAATTTTCACCGCCCATCTGGATCTCCGTACCCGTCGTCCCCAACTTCACCACCACAATCATCTCCAGCTGGAAGGCCCTGCCTGTCGGGGAAGCGTGCCGCGACTCCCCCACCACCGACATCTCCATCCCCGCCCTCGACAGGCGAGTCTCACCCCTCGAGCTCTCCGCCGCCGAGATCCACGAGTTCTCCTTCACGGCATTGGACGACGCCGGCCGGCcccgcggcctcggcggggACTACTTCGAGGTCGACCTCTCCGGCGCTTCCTGGAAGTCACGGCCCCCGCTCCTCGACCGCGGCGACGGCTCCTACTCTTTGCGACTCCAAGTCGCCCCCGATTTCGCCGGCGCCTTCAACCTCACCATCACCCTCCTCTTCAGAAGCTTCGAAGGGCTGAAAATGTGGCCGGTGCGTTTCAAGTACGGCAGGCAGCTGCGGAAAATACCCATCATTATATCCCGTCCGAACCTTATTACCGGTGATGGCGACGGCGGCGCCTCCTCGCTGCTGGAACTGCGGACGTGCCGCAGCTCCGACTTTGGTCAGGATTTCTGGTGGTCCGGGCGGTGGACGCGGCACGGTGGGAAGGAGAGGGAGTCTGAGTGTGCCGTGGATGACGAGGGGCGCTACCGGTGCCTCGCTCCCGACCACCCGTGTCAGCGGCCGTGGTGCACTGGCCCGCTGGGGGCGCTGGAGAGCGACGGCTGGGTCTACTCGGCCCACTGCTCCTTCAAGATCTTTGCCGGGGAACAGGCGTGGGACTGCCTCGGGAACAAGTGGATCTTCTTCTGGGGCGACTCCAACCACGTCGACACCATCCGGAACCTGCTGCACTTCGTGCTCGGCCGCGCCGACGTCCAGCAGGTCCCCCGGCGGTTCGACTACAACTTCACGAGCCCGAGCAACGCCTCCCAGTCCGTCCGGATCACCAGCATATTCAACGGCCACTGGAACGAGTCCATGAACTACCTCGGATTACAATCTCTCGAGAACGAGGACTTCCGGCGGCTGCTGTGGAAATTCTTCTCGACGGAGGATCGGGTCCCGGACGTGATGATCCTCAACTCCGGCTTGCACGACGGCTTCTACTGGCGGAGCGTCCGGGCGTTCGCCCAGGGAGCCGACCGCGCAGCAGAGTTCTGGGCGGAGGTCATGAGGCATGTGAGGCAGCGCGGGAAGGCGGTGCCGAGGATATTCTACCGGACGACGATTGCGGCGGGAGGGTACGGGAGGTTGCTGGTGTATAACCCGAGCAAGATGGAAGCGTTCAACGGCGTGCTGCTCGAGAAGCTGAAGGAGAAGGGGCTGCTgtcggccggcggcggcggcgtcatCGACGACTTCGACATGACGTTCCCCTGGCACTACGACCACCGCTGCAGCGACGGAATGCATTACGGCCGGGCGCCGGCCAAGGCGGTGTGGATGGATAGGCAGATTGGGCACCACTATTTTGTGGATTTGATGCTAGCCCATGTACTCCTCAACGCCATATGCAGCGACTGA
- the LOC109709099 gene encoding uncharacterized protein LOC109709099, whose translation MENVVDLFFCVVKMASRRMSLSVHWDGQLDIDGNGPRYFGGRKKLIAIRSDTTYANFERRMYRLVNCNREECCLKYTIRCPTGANEYIAHDIVDDESLEGLIGLFEHYGCVSLYIEKDLCPSETQYQSQGYYTSLLYNDIDVGFSENPIGDREVDNEQGVRMTRSVIYLKIAITWRPYTDAVLEVLPAFCVQGSEVWRSRTTLIYFHIVELHVPDQVPRQFGLLQHIPIHVETIRRFTSQGRPDEHWGHFHAAHIERWGQRLQSIIDQHLIVGDDPVQATSIYMEWYWQITRRWISRPVQRPPLTYQPRGQTERALVDAIRQTQYSIRSLVHDRPSYEAMIDVLTGIDIDLESVLEYIPTIPVATDIRGRDFGHASTSGHHHRQTPTSAGSPSPSDVADIPAAPERFPTRPLDLDLLLPPPVSRDHFTFVYSRRHAASSSQARPTSRPATIEETQAIPEHREGVMIADLDAMADIEPIDDIPIADLVVEGGRRRGRGRARGRGRGRRGRGRSRG comes from the exons ATGGAGAATGTTGTTGATTTATTTTTCTGTGTAGTTAAAATGGCTAGTCGTCGGATGTCTCTTAGTGTTCATTGGGATGGACAGTTAGATATTGATGGGAATGGTCCTCGATATTTCGGTGGTCGAAAGAAATTGATTGCGATTCGTTCAGATACGACCTATGCGAATTTTGAGAGGAGAATGTATCgtttagtaaattgtaatagaGAAGAATGTTGTCTTAAATACACAATTCGATGCCCTACGGGAGCAAATGAATATATTGCTCATGATATAGTAGATGATGAATCATTGGAGGGATTAATTGGATTGTTTGAACATTATGGATGTGTGTcgctatatatagagaaagatttATGTCCTTCAGAGACACAATATCAGTCGCAAGGTTATTACACAAGCCTGCTATATAATGATATCGATGTGGGATTTTCGGAGAATCCAATTGGTGACCGTGAAGTTGATAATGAACAAGGCGTAAGAATGACAAGGTCAGTAATATACCTCAAGATTGCG ATTACATGGCGGCCGTACACAGATGCTGTATTAGAGGTGCTACCAGCATTCTGTGTACAGGGCAGTGAGGTATGGCGATCGCGGACCACGCTGATTTATTTTCATATCGTCGAGCTTCACGTGCCCGATCAAGTCCCTCGGCAGTTTGGTCTCCTGCAGCATATACCTATTCATGTGGAGACCATCCGTCGCTTTACATCTCAGGGGCGGCCAGATGAGCATTGGGGCCACTTTCATGCTGCACACATCGAGAGATGGGGACAGCGATTACAGTCTATTATTGACCAGCATCTGATTGTCGGTGATGATCCAGTACAGGCGACCTCGATTTATATGGAGTGGTACTGGCAGATCACGAGACGATGGATTTCTCGTCCAGTACAGCGTCCACCATTGACTTACCAGCCTCGTGGCCAGACCGAGAGAGCTTTG GTGGACGCTATACGACAGACACAGTATAGCATCAGGAGCCTAGTTCATGATCGACCTTCTTATGAGGCGATGATTGATGTATTGACGGGTATCGATATTGATCTTGAGAGTGTACTGGAGTACATTCCTACTATACCTGTCGCCACTGATATCAGAGGTCGAGATTTTGGACATGCATCGACATCGGGTCATCACCACCGTCAGACACCGACATCTGCTGGATCTCCATCTCCTAGTGATGTTGCTGATATACCCGCCGCCCCTGAGAGATTTCCTACTAGGCCATTGGACTTGGACTTGCTTTTGCCGCCGCCAGTCTCTAGAGATCACTTTACATTCGTCTATTCTCGACGTCATGCCGCGTCTTCATCACAAGCCCGCCCAACATCTAGACCAGCCACTATCGAGGAGACTCAGGCGATACCGGAGCATCGCGAGGGCGTTATGATTGCGGATCTCGATGCGATGGCCGATATCGAGCCAATTGATGACATACCTATTGCTGATCTCGTTGTAGAGGGTGGCCGTAGACGTGGACGTGGCCGTGCACGAggacgtggccgaggacgtcgagggagaggacgatCGAGAGGCTGA
- the LOC109708416 gene encoding uncharacterized protein LOC109708416 — protein sequence MSAPAPPVKKDGSCGDLEANCGSSGTATASTPRRRMVWKPLFASFFAALLLWAADTSVVRGGATRPPPLQLGYYLGSYSAHTSSPTTPPPIFKNSSSIVLVRKKPIFWMSVPIAPNFTTTLLSRWMAPAGDSRTADISIPALDGRASPVELSAAEIHEFSFTALDAAGRPRSLGGDYFEVDLSGPSWKSRPPLLDRGDGSYSLRLQVAPDFAGAFNLTVTLLFRSFEGLKMSPARLKYGRQLRKIPVIISRPDLSTGDGDGSASSPPALRTCRSSDFGQDFWWSGRWTRHGGKEREGECAVDDEGRYRCLAPDHPCERPWCTGPLGALESDGWVYSAHCSFKIFAGEQAWDCLAKKWIFFWGDSNHVDTVRNLLHFVLGRADVKQVPRRFDYNFTNPSNASQSVRITSIFNGHWNESMNYLGLQSLENKGFRRLLWRFFSAEERVPDVMILNSGLHDGVYWRSVRAFAGGAERAAEFWAEVVRRVRERGRAAPRVFYRTTIAAGGYAREMAFNPSKMEAFDGVLLEKLKEKGLLSGVIDDFDMTFPWHYDNRCSDGVHYGRAPAKKLWRDGQIGHHYFVDLMLGHVLLNAICGD from the coding sequence ATGTCGGCACCGGCCCCACCAGTAAAGAAAGATGGCAGCTGCGGTGATTTAGAAGCCAACTGCGGGAGCAGCGGCACCGCCACCGCCAGCACTCCCCGCAGGCGGATGGTTTGGAAGCCCCTCTTTGCATCCTTCTTCGCCGCCCTACTGCTGTGGGCCGCAGACACCTCCGTCGTCCGCGGCGGCGCCACTCGTCCTCCGCCGCTTCAGCTCGGGTACTACCTCGGATCCTATTCCGCCCACACGTCCTCCCCCACCACTCCTCCTCCTATATTCAAGAATAGTAGCAGTATAGTACTAGTTCGGAAGAAACCCATCTTCTGGATGTCCGTACCCATCGCCCCCAACTTCACCACCACCCTCCTCTCCCGCTGGATGGCCCCCGCCGGGGACTCCCGCACCGCCGACATCTCCATCCCCGCCCTCGACGGGCGAGCCTCCCCCGTCGAGCTGTCCGCCGCCGAGATCCACGAGTTCTCCTTCACGGCATTGGACGCCGCCGGCCGGCCCCGCAGCCTCGGCGGCGACTACTTCGAGGTCGACCTCTCCGGCCCGTCCTGGAAGTCGCGGCCCCCGCTCCTCGACCGCGGCGACGGCTCCTACTCTCTGCGGCTCCAAGTCGCCCCCGATTTCGCCGGCGCCTTCAACCTCACCGTCACCCTCCTCTTCAGAAGCTTCGAAGGGCTCAAGATGTCGCCGGCGCGGCTCAAGTACGGCAGGCAGCTGCGGAAAATACCCGTCATTATATCCCGTCCGGACCTTAGCACTGGGGACGGGGACGGCAGCGCCTCCTCGCCGCCGGCTCTGCGGACGTGCCGCAGCTCCGATTTTGGTCAGGATTTCTGGTGGTCCGGGCGGTGGACGCGGCACGGTGGGAAGGAGAGGGAGGGTGAGTGTGCCGTGGACGACGAGGGGCGCTACCGGTGCCTGGCGCCCGACCACCCGTGCGAGCGGCCGTGGTGCACCGGCCCGCTGGGGGCGCTGGAGAGCGACGGCTGGGTCTACTCGGCCCACTGCTCCTTCAAGATCTTCGCCGGGGAACAGGCCTGGGACTGCCTCGCGAAGAAGTGGATCTTCTTCTGGGGCGACTCCAACCACGTCGACACCGTCCGGAACCTGCTGCACTTCGTGCTCGGCCGCGCCGACGTCAAGCAGGTGCCCCGGCGGTTCGACTACAACTTCACGAACCCGAGCAACGCCTCCCAGTCGGTCCGGATCACGAGCATATTCAACGGGCACTGGAACGAGTCCATGAACTACCTCGGACTGCAGTCCCTGGAGAACAAGGGCTTCCGGCGGCTGCTGTGGAGGTTCTTCTCGGCGGAGGAGCGGGTGCCGGACGTGATGATCCTCAACTCCGGCCTGCACGACGGCGTCTACTGGCGGAGCGTCCGGGCGTTCGCCGGGGGAGCGGAGCGGGCGGCGGAGTTCTGGGCGGAGGTGGTGAGGCGCGTGAGGGAGCGGGGGAGGGCGGCGCCGAGGGTGTTCTACCGGACGACGATCGCGGCGGGAGGGTATGCGAGGGAGATGGCGTTCAACCCGAGCAAGATGGAGGCGTTCGACGGCGTGCTGCTCGAGAAGCTGAAGGAGAAGGGGCTGCTGTCGGGCGTCATCGACGACTTCGACATGACGTTCCCCTGGCACTACGACAACCGCTGCAGCGACGGAGTGCACTACGGCCGGGCGCCGGCCAAGAAGCTGTGGAGGGACGGGCAGATCGGGCACCACTATTTTGTGGATCTGATGCTGGGCCATGTGCTCCTCAACGCCATATGCGGCGACTGA